In Cupriavidus basilensis, one genomic interval encodes:
- a CDS encoding baseplate J/gp47 family protein has translation MSRLPATYATWLVTFPGLTATQQVAVPVGATIQTADGRQQYAVVAARQIWPAAPRCAAMRWWRASLV, from the coding sequence GTGAGCCGGCTACCGGCCACATACGCGACCTGGCTAGTCACGTTCCCTGGCTTAACCGCGACGCAGCAGGTCGCGGTGCCGGTCGGCGCCACCATTCAGACGGCCGACGGCAGGCAGCAGTATGCGGTCGTCGCCGCACGACAAATCTGGCCTGCCGCGCCGCGCTGTGCGGCTATGCGCTGGTGGCGGGCAAGCCTGGTGTGA
- a CDS encoding S24 family peptidase, protein MSAPRWRARKTLEARQLEDAERLSALFAQHKGPFSVAEFARHHEIGPQITQYLAGQLPLSVNIAAAFARGLGLEIDAIGPRLAAESRRLPSDLDTIITLTAGAEGGSTPPERLLIAMAEQHLDVSALSAQLGIETAVARGWLEPAAPKLQLHHAVKLQEAYGYSPAWLINGVGASKLSNLQEAELDEPSLSFDIVTIPPNSFRRIPVVGMAQLGDNGHFSDIEYPVGHGDGFVTFITSDPDAYALCCNGDSMRPRVKHNEFVVIEPNRSVANGDEALVKSQDGRVMVKELAYERDRVVSLSSVNERHGMLRIPREQIERLHYVAGIVKASAWRPD, encoded by the coding sequence ATGAGTGCACCTAGGTGGCGCGCTCGAAAGACCCTAGAGGCCCGGCAGCTCGAAGACGCTGAACGGCTGAGCGCCCTATTCGCGCAGCACAAGGGCCCCTTCAGCGTCGCTGAATTCGCTCGCCACCATGAGATCGGCCCCCAAATTACGCAGTACCTAGCCGGACAATTGCCGCTCAGCGTGAACATCGCGGCGGCCTTCGCACGAGGCCTCGGCCTCGAGATCGACGCGATCGGCCCCCGCCTGGCAGCGGAAAGCCGTCGACTGCCATCCGACCTAGACACCATCATCACGCTCACGGCCGGCGCAGAGGGCGGCAGCACGCCGCCCGAGCGACTGCTGATCGCGATGGCAGAGCAGCACCTGGACGTCAGCGCCCTCTCGGCCCAACTGGGCATCGAGACCGCGGTGGCCAGAGGCTGGCTTGAGCCGGCCGCGCCAAAGCTACAGCTGCACCACGCAGTCAAGCTGCAGGAAGCTTACGGCTACAGCCCGGCATGGTTGATCAATGGCGTCGGCGCCTCAAAGCTCAGCAATCTGCAGGAAGCTGAGCTGGACGAACCGAGCCTCTCGTTCGATATCGTCACAATCCCCCCGAACAGCTTCAGGCGCATTCCAGTGGTTGGCATGGCACAACTCGGCGACAACGGCCACTTCTCGGACATCGAGTATCCAGTCGGCCATGGCGATGGCTTTGTTACGTTCATTACGTCGGATCCCGACGCATACGCCCTATGCTGCAACGGGGATTCTATGCGGCCGCGCGTCAAACATAATGAGTTTGTTGTGATCGAGCCAAACCGCTCGGTAGCGAACGGCGACGAGGCTCTGGTGAAGTCCCAGGATGGCCGCGTCATGGTGAAAGAACTGGCCTACGAGCGCGACCGGGTTGTGAGCCTCTCGTCGGTCAATGAGCGCCATGGCATGCTGCGCATCCCTCGGGAGCAGATCGAGCGGCTGCACTATGTCGCGGGCATTGTGAAGGCATCGGCCTGGCGGCCGGATTGA
- a CDS encoding CII family transcriptional regulator → MPSLESMVLNRVAPMTQKRVAELIGVEPTNFSRFLNNNGHSLPFAKICQLFEVLELDVVAPGDGSTVCLPRAEYEALRCLAKKGLEGV, encoded by the coding sequence ATGCCTAGCCTGGAATCGATGGTTTTGAACCGCGTTGCTCCCATGACCCAGAAGCGTGTCGCAGAGCTGATTGGCGTCGAGCCGACGAACTTCTCGCGTTTCCTGAACAACAACGGGCACAGCCTGCCGTTCGCGAAGATCTGCCAGCTGTTCGAAGTGCTTGAGCTGGACGTGGTCGCGCCCGGGGATGGCAGCACCGTCTGCCTGCCGCGCGCCGAGTACGAGGCGCTGCGCTGCCTGGCCAAGAAGGGATTGGAGGGCGTGTGA
- a CDS encoding phage tail assembly chaperone, with protein sequence MIVAYADGNPEVVDRPDPTAADLATTTRTVRDKMLRATDWTQLPDVPTATRDRFLVYRQALRDVSTQPGLPHTVNFPSSPAR encoded by the coding sequence ATGATAGTCGCCTACGCCGATGGCAATCCCGAGGTCGTGGATCGCCCGGATCCCACCGCTGCGGATCTGGCTACTACTACGCGTACCGTCCGCGACAAGATGCTTCGCGCTACCGATTGGACGCAGCTTCCCGACGTACCGACTGCGACAAGGGATCGGTTCTTGGTCTACCGCCAAGCTCTTCGAGACGTATCGACGCAGCCCGGGTTACCGCATACGGTCAACTTTCCGTCGAGTCCAGCTCGATAG
- a CDS encoding glycoside hydrolase family 19 protein gives MADALVTAALLRAIMPLAGARADAFAAPLAAAMLQFEVNTSTRAAAFLAQVAHESGQLRLLREIWGPTPTQRRYEGRADLGNVEPGDGKRFMGRGLIQVTGRKNYLLCGFGLHLDLLTQPELPVHAAASAGWYWHTHNLNRFADAGDFVGLTRAINGGINGIAERRAFWAKAKTVLEVA, from the coding sequence ATGGCTGATGCACTGGTTACCGCTGCGCTGTTGCGCGCCATCATGCCGCTGGCCGGCGCGCGCGCCGACGCGTTCGCTGCGCCGCTGGCCGCCGCGATGCTGCAGTTCGAGGTCAACACGTCCACGCGCGCGGCTGCGTTCCTCGCCCAGGTTGCGCACGAGTCCGGGCAGTTGCGCCTGCTGCGCGAGATCTGGGGGCCGACGCCTACGCAGCGCCGGTACGAGGGCAGGGCGGATCTGGGCAACGTCGAGCCCGGCGACGGCAAGCGGTTCATGGGGCGCGGCCTGATCCAGGTCACCGGGCGGAAGAACTACCTGCTGTGCGGCTTCGGCCTGCACCTGGACCTGCTGACGCAGCCCGAGCTGCCCGTACACGCGGCGGCGTCTGCCGGCTGGTACTGGCACACGCACAACCTGAACCGCTTTGCCGATGCGGGCGACTTCGTGGGGCTGACGCGGGCCATCAACGGTGGGATCAATGGCATTGCCGAGCGGCGGGCGTTCTGGGCGAAGGCCAAAACAGTACTGGAGGTTGCATGA
- a CDS encoding class I SAM-dependent methyltransferase, whose protein sequence is MVKSLLKKITTVEQRTAIRGLIKKLTPPEKAPLPEEPRFIDRLHEFAPPYRLHLGCGNIKLEGFCNVDALKTIAADAIDDIRALERFSAGSAKEIYACHVLEHFSHDEVLPLLKRWHGVLQPGGILRISVPDIDRIVRIYHKNFAHFEKPGNTPWIGLIYGGQSTPYDFHKTGFNATWLKYLLEQCGFVDCEEYPHEPHFVPGTIDASVANATFGEYFSLNMMARRPL, encoded by the coding sequence ATGGTTAAGAGCTTATTAAAGAAAATTACAACGGTAGAACAGCGCACTGCTATTCGGGGATTGATAAAGAAGCTCACTCCACCAGAAAAGGCTCCTCTTCCGGAGGAGCCGCGCTTCATAGACCGACTTCATGAATTTGCGCCGCCTTACAGACTTCATCTGGGCTGTGGAAATATCAAGCTCGAGGGATTTTGCAACGTTGACGCCTTGAAAACGATTGCGGCCGATGCAATCGACGATATTCGGGCGCTTGAGAGGTTCTCTGCGGGATCCGCGAAGGAGATCTATGCTTGTCACGTACTTGAGCATTTTTCCCACGATGAGGTGTTACCTCTACTGAAGCGCTGGCATGGCGTCCTACAGCCGGGTGGAATTTTGCGCATTTCCGTTCCCGACATTGACCGGATCGTTCGGATTTATCACAAGAACTTTGCGCATTTCGAGAAGCCGGGAAATACCCCATGGATTGGGCTTATCTATGGTGGACAGTCAACACCTTACGATTTTCATAAGACCGGATTTAATGCCACTTGGCTAAAGTACCTCTTGGAACAATGTGGCTTTGTGGACTGCGAAGAGTACCCACATGAGCCTCATTTTGTCCCCGGCACCATTGACGCTTCAGTTGCAAATGCGACTTTTGGCGAATATTTTTCCTTGAATATGATGGCGCGACGCCCTCTATAG
- a CDS encoding acyltransferase family protein → MRKSTPVTDWIGLGGNLEIIRLPSMITNLQLLRGLAALAIVFYHTNYIVGDLRHTDFQGVHIFFVISGFIMTYIAQSTVSARDFLFRRLVRVVPLYWLAVVFCVLWVGLGLSNPLYMFPVLLDWALRQPTQIFVWMTTSHGLGNGDNLVNLFKSLAFIPYRDHAGNMQPMLGVGWTLNLEMFYYVLYSVSLFVSRRFAPPLTAIALLVIIGANLALDGGNEFVSFYGGEHTWYFISGITCFYVWKALPVEAIKECRVSLVVMSGFVLVLFLVSNLAAHPQLMEINRFVPVAPLIYSVPVLVVSTILLLHSAGFTSKWRPVLLLGDASYALYLTHTILLETIRTIGEQWAWMNMSQSGMGLTIALVGSILLALFVHRFVELPLMRAMKRWVAPPHLAAATNEGAQHA, encoded by the coding sequence GTGCGAAAATCTACGCCAGTAACAGATTGGATCGGGTTGGGCGGCAATCTGGAAATAATAAGGCTTCCATCAATGATTACAAATTTGCAGTTGTTGCGCGGATTGGCGGCGCTTGCGATTGTTTTTTATCACACAAATTACATTGTCGGTGATCTGAGGCATACTGATTTCCAAGGGGTTCATATTTTCTTTGTTATCAGTGGGTTCATTATGACCTACATCGCGCAGAGCACTGTTTCTGCCCGAGATTTTCTGTTCCGGCGGCTAGTAAGAGTGGTTCCATTATATTGGCTGGCAGTCGTGTTCTGTGTGCTTTGGGTGGGGCTAGGGTTATCAAATCCACTGTACATGTTCCCAGTTTTGCTTGATTGGGCGCTACGCCAGCCGACCCAGATTTTTGTCTGGATGACGACCAGCCATGGGCTAGGCAATGGCGATAATCTAGTAAACCTGTTCAAGAGCCTAGCTTTCATTCCTTATCGAGACCATGCAGGGAATATGCAGCCTATGTTGGGTGTTGGCTGGACGCTCAATCTTGAGATGTTCTATTATGTCTTGTACTCAGTATCCCTGTTCGTTTCCCGAAGGTTTGCGCCGCCGCTCACCGCAATTGCTTTGCTTGTAATCATAGGGGCGAATCTGGCATTAGATGGAGGTAATGAGTTTGTCTCCTTCTACGGAGGTGAGCATACGTGGTACTTCATCTCGGGAATAACTTGTTTCTATGTCTGGAAGGCGCTACCTGTGGAGGCGATCAAGGAATGTAGGGTGTCGCTTGTTGTAATGTCGGGATTCGTGTTGGTTCTATTCTTGGTTTCGAACTTGGCCGCGCATCCGCAGCTAATGGAGATTAATCGTTTCGTTCCGGTAGCACCTTTGATCTATTCGGTTCCAGTTCTCGTTGTATCTACGATCCTCCTGTTGCATTCCGCTGGATTCACCAGTAAGTGGCGCCCCGTGCTGCTGCTGGGGGATGCCTCCTATGCTCTCTATTTGACCCACACCATATTGCTGGAAACGATTCGAACGATTGGCGAGCAGTGGGCCTGGATGAACATGAGCCAAAGTGGCATGGGTCTCACAATAGCTCTCGTTGGAAGCATCCTTCTGGCGCTGTTCGTACACCGATTTGTTGAACTTCCGCTGATGCGGGCGATGAAAAGGTGGGTAGCGCCACCGCACCTCGCCGCGGCGACGAACGAAGGTGCACAGCACGCATAG
- a CDS encoding phosphoadenosine phosphosulfate reductase family protein, translating into MSIVHVVSMSGGKDSTATAILAIEQHRVAACRFVFADTGNEHQATYEYALTYLPAALGIKVDVVRADFADEFATKRANLARLAAGEPESAVYGRRQFMYQWTPAAAARALDLLHPTGNPYLDMCMLKGGFPSRKRQYCTDYLKTQPLTEYAVDLLDAGLAVWSWQGVRIDESDSRRDRLQGTGACGLSRWWAVVCSTTDQSCAGPHATSSKLTNWPVFSLTRCTSSFDVNR; encoded by the coding sequence ATGAGCATTGTCCACGTCGTATCCATGTCCGGCGGCAAGGACAGCACGGCAACTGCGATCCTGGCGATCGAGCAGCATCGCGTCGCCGCATGCCGGTTCGTCTTCGCTGACACCGGCAATGAGCACCAAGCCACGTACGAGTATGCGCTGACCTATCTGCCGGCCGCGTTGGGGATCAAGGTGGACGTTGTACGAGCGGACTTCGCAGACGAGTTTGCTACGAAGCGGGCAAACCTGGCTCGGCTGGCAGCGGGCGAGCCCGAGAGTGCTGTGTACGGCCGGCGCCAGTTCATGTACCAATGGACGCCTGCCGCTGCAGCGCGCGCACTCGATCTGCTGCATCCGACCGGCAACCCCTATCTGGACATGTGCATGCTGAAGGGCGGCTTCCCTTCGAGGAAGCGCCAGTATTGCACCGACTACCTCAAGACCCAGCCCCTGACCGAGTATGCAGTCGACCTGCTGGACGCTGGCCTTGCCGTTTGGTCGTGGCAGGGCGTGCGCATTGACGAAAGCGACTCCCGGCGTGACCGCTTGCAAGGCACTGGTGCGTGCGGGCTTTCGAGGTGGTGGGCGGTGGTTTGTTCAACTACCGACCAATCCTGCGCTGGACCGCACGCGACGTCTTCCAAGCTCACGAACTGGCCGGTATTCAGCCTAACCCGCTGTACCTCCAGCTTTGACGTGAACCGCTGA
- a CDS encoding S24 family peptidase: MQVILDETGAEAVALAKAAGVTKGTVSQWLSGQIKSIKLEYAVGIQDAYGYNALWIVMEKGEKKVAAAAANDDEAQTDEELKAFAGSDFQRMPKGRQVPVVGQAQGGPDGYISIHDYPPDQGDGWIIMPTRDPSAYGLRVRGDSMRPRIKSGEFILVEPSFEAQPGDDVVVKFRDGSAVAKELLWVRDDEVCLGSINNGVPPMTRPLESVQTIHRIAAIIPRGSPLHVPSA, from the coding sequence ATGCAAGTGATCCTGGACGAAACCGGCGCCGAGGCTGTGGCGCTGGCGAAGGCCGCCGGCGTTACCAAAGGAACGGTTAGCCAGTGGCTGAGCGGCCAGATCAAATCCATCAAGCTGGAATACGCCGTTGGCATCCAAGATGCCTACGGCTACAACGCCTTGTGGATCGTCATGGAGAAGGGTGAAAAGAAGGTGGCGGCGGCTGCGGCCAATGACGACGAAGCGCAGACGGACGAAGAGCTCAAGGCATTCGCCGGTAGCGACTTCCAACGCATGCCCAAAGGCCGACAAGTTCCTGTCGTGGGCCAGGCCCAGGGCGGCCCCGACGGGTACATCAGCATCCACGACTACCCGCCAGACCAAGGTGACGGCTGGATCATCATGCCCACCCGAGACCCGTCGGCCTATGGCCTGCGTGTCCGCGGGGACAGCATGCGCCCACGAATCAAGAGTGGGGAGTTCATCCTGGTCGAACCCAGCTTCGAGGCGCAACCAGGCGACGACGTCGTGGTCAAGTTCCGGGATGGCAGCGCGGTCGCCAAGGAACTGCTCTGGGTCCGCGATGATGAGGTGTGCCTGGGGTCCATCAACAATGGCGTCCCCCCGATGACACGCCCCCTGGAATCTGTGCAAACGATCCACCGGATCGCAGCCATCATCCCGCGCGGATCTCCCCTACATGTGCCCAGTGCCTGA
- a CDS encoding baseplate J/gp47 family protein codes for MAVLSMVVGAAGNAVIGAVSVIAGAISSVDTVTNGASFANGADAELDPASRASFIAYTRSLSKATKDTVGYAITSLKQGVTYSLVENQTYAGAVQMGYFYVVVDDGTGASGGTFQVMVANAIAV; via the coding sequence GTGGCCGTCTTATCGATGGTGGTCGGCGCGGCCGGCAACGCTGTGATCGGCGCGGTCTCGGTGATCGCGGGGGCAATTTCGAGCGTGGATACCGTCACGAACGGCGCCAGCTTTGCCAACGGCGCTGACGCTGAGTTGGATCCGGCCTCGCGCGCGAGCTTCATCGCCTACACTCGCAGCCTGTCCAAGGCCACGAAGGATACCGTGGGCTACGCCATCACGTCCCTCAAGCAGGGTGTCACGTACTCACTGGTCGAGAATCAGACTTACGCTGGCGCAGTACAGATGGGCTACTTCTATGTGGTGGTGGATGACGGCACTGGCGCGTCGGGCGGCACGTTCCAGGTTATGGTCGCCAATGCTATCGCTGTGTAG